A genomic window from Nocardioides sp. BP30 includes:
- the opgC gene encoding OpgC domain-containing protein, whose protein sequence is MSRRQGRAPIGRRGSHLLATVLAAMVLLPLLILAGPAAPALARTDVVPVPTPGHPWFGPSLDWTKETARKYADDLGTSPSLYTQRVHYPLTDDDATYLREFAQQAAQQGSVAVVSVEPQVALDKLTVADARRFAGELATLHEQLDTFFLVRFAPEMNGSWVIWGQQPNAYKAAFRRVAAAVHSATDQAAMVWAPAYGAGYPFGKSFGSLDLTHGDLKGLDTDGDGKVTEADDPYGPYYPGNGAVDWVGLSLYHFGESRNADPTEQYFAPNRVPPTGSFQARLDETWGYGTAGGRTPFYQRFAVGRDKPMLVETGAGYEPGAGGAAEQQIKQSWWRQVLASESSHPMIGAISWLELTRKEAEAEDHLVEWGATRTPALAGALHTDLAASPTRLGPVTRKLDLQTSNAATVQGNLPAKDHVSAEMGWICLCAVILGVAFLVAGLVGRFVPSWRYPNEHDPRDRRLDLFRGWIILAVVITHIEVNGLYSYITLNAIGAITGAEMFVLLSGVVLGMVYPVGVRRFGEWAAAVGALRRARKLYLVALVVVLLVYVLGKIPGIDASVITTFTDRGTGQNGQNAQGLVYDLYPNAARLFDYPPPWYAVKELLLLEIGPWVFNIMGLFVVLSLALPAVMWLILRRLWWVVLAISWALFIWAANADVHWLPSQFEDVFPLFTWQIAFTHGLVLGYYRNGITRALTTTVGKLCCGVFVVGYAAALGWLWLGHRAIVWSPYPDAFYGWAYNHLYTRVFLQPGRLVDLVLMTVVAFAFLTTVWKPVNAVIGWLWIPLGQASLYVFTVHVFLVLAVANIPHLDRMSWWQGTLVHTVAILIVWAMVRKRFLFKLIPS, encoded by the coding sequence ATGAGCCGTCGGCAAGGCCGCGCTCCGATCGGACGCCGCGGGTCCCACCTGCTGGCGACCGTGCTGGCCGCGATGGTGCTTCTTCCGCTGTTGATCCTCGCCGGGCCGGCCGCACCGGCGCTCGCGCGCACCGATGTCGTCCCGGTGCCGACCCCCGGTCACCCCTGGTTCGGGCCGAGCCTGGACTGGACCAAGGAGACAGCGCGGAAGTACGCCGACGACCTCGGCACCTCCCCGTCGCTCTACACCCAGCGGGTGCACTACCCGCTCACCGACGACGACGCGACGTACCTGCGCGAGTTCGCCCAGCAGGCCGCCCAGCAGGGCTCGGTCGCAGTGGTCTCCGTCGAGCCCCAGGTTGCGCTGGACAAGCTCACCGTGGCCGACGCCCGCCGGTTCGCCGGCGAGCTGGCGACGCTGCACGAGCAGCTCGACACCTTCTTCCTGGTGCGCTTCGCACCCGAGATGAACGGCTCGTGGGTGATCTGGGGTCAGCAGCCCAACGCCTACAAGGCGGCGTTCCGCCGGGTCGCTGCGGCGGTGCACAGCGCCACCGACCAGGCGGCGATGGTCTGGGCTCCGGCGTACGGCGCCGGCTATCCGTTCGGCAAGTCCTTCGGGTCGCTCGACCTCACCCACGGCGATCTCAAGGGCCTCGACACCGACGGCGACGGCAAGGTGACCGAGGCCGACGATCCCTACGGGCCCTACTACCCCGGCAACGGGGCGGTGGACTGGGTCGGGCTCTCGCTCTACCACTTCGGGGAGAGCCGCAACGCCGATCCGACCGAGCAGTACTTCGCCCCCAACCGGGTCCCGCCGACAGGGTCGTTCCAGGCCCGTCTGGACGAGACCTGGGGCTATGGCACCGCCGGTGGGCGCACGCCGTTCTACCAGCGCTTCGCCGTCGGCCGGGACAAGCCGATGCTGGTCGAGACCGGCGCCGGCTACGAGCCTGGCGCCGGTGGTGCGGCCGAGCAGCAGATCAAGCAGAGCTGGTGGAGGCAGGTACTCGCCAGTGAGTCCTCGCACCCGATGATCGGCGCGATCAGCTGGCTCGAGCTGACCCGCAAGGAGGCCGAGGCCGAGGATCACCTGGTCGAGTGGGGCGCCACCCGGACGCCCGCCCTCGCCGGCGCCCTGCACACCGACCTCGCCGCATCGCCCACGCGCCTGGGTCCGGTGACCCGCAAGCTCGACCTGCAGACGTCGAACGCCGCGACCGTGCAGGGCAACCTGCCGGCCAAGGATCACGTCAGCGCCGAGATGGGCTGGATCTGCCTGTGCGCGGTGATCCTGGGTGTGGCGTTCCTGGTCGCGGGCCTGGTCGGGCGCTTCGTGCCCTCCTGGCGCTACCCGAACGAGCACGACCCGCGCGACCGCCGCCTGGACCTGTTCCGTGGCTGGATCATCCTCGCCGTGGTGATCACCCACATCGAGGTCAACGGGCTCTACTCCTACATCACGCTCAACGCCATCGGCGCGATCACCGGCGCGGAGATGTTCGTGCTGCTCTCCGGCGTCGTGCTCGGCATGGTCTACCCCGTCGGCGTGCGACGCTTCGGGGAGTGGGCCGCAGCCGTCGGGGCGCTGCGACGGGCGCGCAAGCTCTACCTGGTCGCACTCGTCGTGGTCCTGCTGGTCTACGTGCTGGGCAAGATCCCGGGCATCGACGCAAGCGTGATCACCACCTTCACCGACCGCGGCACCGGCCAGAACGGGCAGAACGCGCAGGGCCTGGTCTACGACCTGTATCCCAACGCCGCACGGCTGTTCGACTACCCGCCGCCGTGGTACGCGGTCAAGGAGCTCCTGCTCCTGGAGATCGGGCCGTGGGTGTTCAACATCATGGGCCTGTTCGTCGTCCTGAGCCTGGCGCTGCCGGCCGTGATGTGGCTGATCCTGCGGCGCCTGTGGTGGGTGGTGCTGGCGATCTCGTGGGCGCTTTTCATCTGGGCGGCGAACGCCGACGTGCACTGGTTGCCCTCGCAGTTCGAGGACGTCTTCCCGCTGTTCACCTGGCAGATCGCCTTCACCCACGGCCTCGTCCTGGGCTACTACCGCAACGGGATCACCCGGGCGCTGACCACCACCGTCGGCAAGCTGTGCTGCGGCGTGTTCGTCGTCGGGTACGCCGCGGCGCTCGGCTGGCTCTGGCTGGGGCACCGGGCGATCGTGTGGTCGCCGTACCCGGACGCCTTCTACGGCTGGGCCTACAACCACCTCTACACCCGGGTCTTCCTGCAGCCGGGGCGGCTGGTGGACCTGGTCTTGATGACGGTGGTGGCGTTCGCCTTCCTCACCACGGTGTGGAAGCCGGTCAACGCCGTCATCGGGTGGTTGTGGATCCCGCTCGGCCAGGCCAGCCTCTACGTCTTCACGGTGCACGTCTTCCTCGTGCTCGCCGTCGCCAACATCCCGCATCTGGACCGGATGAGCTGGTGGCAGGGCACGCTGGTGCACACCGTCGCGATCCTCATCGTGTGGGCGATGGTGCGCAAGAGGTTCCTGTTCAAGCTCATCCCGAGCTGA
- a CDS encoding ATP-binding protein, translated as MSEATPDHFRLSVPARPQSLDLVHPAIEQLWSAHPEVGELERLRFETAVIEIFANVVEHAFRNDPEDPDGDGRRLDLVLAVTGAQVEATFTDNGQPAELDLSVVTLPDADSESGRGLAMAIAALDDLSYEHEGGRNRWRLLVRLAAA; from the coding sequence ATGTCTGAGGCCACCCCGGACCACTTCCGGCTCTCGGTGCCGGCCCGGCCGCAGTCGCTCGACCTGGTCCACCCGGCGATCGAGCAGCTGTGGAGTGCCCACCCCGAGGTCGGCGAGCTGGAGCGGCTCCGCTTCGAGACGGCAGTGATCGAGATCTTCGCCAACGTCGTCGAGCACGCCTTCCGCAACGACCCCGAGGACCCCGACGGTGACGGGCGGCGGCTCGACCTGGTGCTCGCTGTGACAGGAGCGCAGGTCGAGGCCACCTTCACCGACAACGGCCAGCCGGCCGAGCTCGACCTGAGTGTGGTGACCCTCCCCGACGCCGACTCCGAGTCCGGGCGCGGCCTGGCGATGGCGATCGCCGCGCTCGACGACCTCTCCTACGAGCACGAGGGCGGGCGCAACCGCTGGCGGCTCCTGGTCCGGCTCGCCGCGGCATGA